In Oscillatoria salina IIICB1, the following are encoded in one genomic region:
- a CDS encoding Rpn family recombination-promoting nuclease/putative transposase has product MKTDTIFYRLFQSFPSSFFELIQLPPSTAETYQFASVEIKQLAFRIDGVFLPATEATEEPIYFVEVQFQPDKNFYSRFFAEIFLYLDKTELKNDWRAVVIYPTRNTDKGEITRYRALLASEQVNRLYLDELDFTTEETLGIETVKLVVADEETAPVRARQLIEKATTEITDASRQRELIQLIETIVVYKFTNLSRKEIEAMLGLGDIKQSKVYQEAFQEGEERVKLAAVPAMLALGASVEYIAEVLAMDVEEVSELAQNQPQINSGDEN; this is encoded by the coding sequence GTGAAAACCGATACCATATTTTATCGCCTTTTTCAATCTTTTCCCAGCAGCTTCTTTGAACTGATTCAACTTCCGCCTTCAACAGCAGAAACTTATCAATTTGCCTCAGTAGAAATCAAACAGCTTGCTTTCCGCATTGACGGCGTATTTCTTCCGGCTACAGAAGCAACTGAAGAACCGATTTACTTTGTTGAAGTCCAATTTCAACCAGACAAAAACTTTTACTCTCGCTTTTTTGCCGAAATCTTTTTGTATTTGGACAAAACTGAACTAAAAAACGACTGGCGTGCAGTTGTTATCTATCCGACGCGCAATACTGATAAAGGAGAAATAACGCGCTATCGAGCCTTACTCGCATCGGAACAAGTTAATCGTCTTTATCTGGATGAATTAGATTTTACTACTGAAGAGACTCTTGGCATAGAAACAGTAAAATTAGTAGTAGCTGACGAGGAAACAGCACCCGTTCGGGCAAGACAGTTAATTGAGAAAGCCACAACAGAAATAACTGATGCTTCTCGACAAAGAGAGCTAATACAATTAATAGAAACGATCGTAGTTTACAAGTTTACCAACTTAAGTCGTAAGGAGATTGAAGCCATGTTAGGATTAGGCGACATCAAGCAAAGTAAGGTCTATCAAGAAGCTTTTCAGGAAGGTGAAGAGCGCGTTAAGCTAGCCGCAGTACCCGCAATGTTGGCTTTAGGGGCATCTGTGGAGTATATCGCTGAGGTATTGGCTATGGATGTGGAGGAAGTCAGCGAATTAGCCCAAAATCAACCTCAAATCAATTCTGGAGACGAAAATTAA
- a CDS encoding helicase domain-containing protein has protein sequence MFVYRTSVFNNQVKERNLSDRVNRLCDDLESMTVDEVLAHFERLYPYLKRKEGNLRLIARIRRVGNDQILCWLAVFRRGDSKYEEFLREREKFSNPSLDGQIQHLEEWLREQKASTKEMQPSPPPLDGNLLPWLDPPSWQKHTSDEVVIYESETWLNLFQTPEIQNQWQIYNRLIANLASNNDSIGESTGFDGIKIYTEKQHSLLFSKIITSDTPERKVLFLLAPFAKIPSPEEIQHIAEANQINCLSERLQIDDLTFSAKRAYPSYLLADEKSWLAIEKEEAANLALSAEEEAILHSVSTSNPSLPLFLNGQAGSGKSTMLFHLFADYCHRHWQYCQEEKRDFLSKPHPLFLAYNDRLLKVAQERVAALLASHHRFLERRGEEIEFPDISPFFQSLRTFLRDLLPPEERDRFLDANYISFHRFRQLCRRAWRGYSPERCWLVIRTFIKGYHLDERDVYLELEDYQEIPRRERTVSTEEFKKIYDHVWKWYKKRTEENNEWDDQDLIRKVLQLKCYNSEYTAIFCDEAQDFTQLELKLIMRLSVFSNYDLEHQHVESLPFAFAGDPLQTLNPTGFRWASLKAAFYNEVIAALSPTGRLGLEMNFTELECNYRSIPPIVGVNNLIQLWRRVLFDIPELKPQHTKKSGEFAPEKFILSQNIQPEDIVLYLQNTIIIIPCDEGGEIDYVQDDEILCRLVSGEENAEAPWNVLSAIAAKGLEFKQVVLYKFGEACDRKAWKTNDDRGEEIKYFFNKLYVAASRATERLFIIDTETGEHNLWKRASTEAELTQFIQQLPREREQKQWQERIKLISLGNSPAELGTDDLQAIAQTFETEGLQSQDPDWLRRAQRAYLKLDNYTQAVVCEAWALKLEAQYLEAGSRFLQLEEVEEAWNCFWEGMCWTELINWYEEQEKQPNHQISTARASVRPLINFMANNYEQSITRLQEFTTFLETEITNKKLAEHRFSQQWQNALQDYAQTISKLQSNQQLIPNEQWQRFGQVLLQLAQAGYQEDTLTAQAAECFYQSKNYAQAVESWEQIQATQTPEYNFAKSELVGMPTGLEYLAKISAYQRIILLWQQTGQPKETAWLNYVAPALEALNQYKNAFIIYTWLDLPSKVQTCWQKATDNQPEVKSLRALLHYYLGYRHWENAIASLETYLSTLKSAEQIALKFDFVYHLAASRLTPESLNTDLRLRYEEFMKQEIINSSTWQQYLLMEHLGITLEKIGSLVETLTFYEQYISHANTDLRLLARKRWLAVKTKQKDYFRNQGQINKAERINSEITRKAKNWGITLENLSLEAPLPPKQRPNPKVSFLVKTQTRKPQVETRQIRHLLIKTMKERGLILIKDLLSEEKIRISSASRQIQIGAVTVTAKESENLSFSVPTSGYNGVVIYNSKNVRLELEIAGEENKSIVEL, from the coding sequence ATGTTTGTTTATCGCACCTCTGTTTTTAACAATCAAGTAAAAGAACGAAATCTTAGCGATCGCGTTAACCGTCTCTGTGACGATCTCGAAAGCATGACGGTTGATGAAGTATTGGCACATTTTGAGCGTTTGTATCCTTATCTCAAGCGTAAAGAAGGTAATCTGCGCTTAATTGCTCGCATCCGTCGCGTAGGGAACGACCAAATTCTTTGCTGGTTAGCGGTTTTTAGGCGTGGTGACAGCAAATACGAGGAATTTTTGCGAGAACGGGAAAAATTTAGTAACCCCTCTCTGGATGGTCAAATTCAGCATCTTGAAGAATGGCTGCGGGAACAAAAAGCCTCCACAAAGGAAATGCAACCTTCGCCTCCACCTTTAGACGGAAATTTATTACCTTGGCTCGATCCTCCTTCTTGGCAAAAGCATACTAGCGATGAGGTAGTAATCTATGAAAGTGAAACTTGGCTAAATTTATTTCAAACTCCAGAAATCCAAAATCAATGGCAAATTTATAATCGTCTCATTGCCAATCTTGCCTCTAATAATGACTCAATTGGCGAAAGTACGGGGTTTGATGGCATCAAAATTTATACTGAAAAACAGCATTCTCTTTTATTTAGCAAAATTATTACTTCTGATACTCCCGAAAGGAAAGTTTTGTTTCTCCTCGCTCCTTTTGCTAAAATACCTTCCCCTGAAGAAATTCAGCACATAGCCGAAGCAAACCAAATCAATTGTTTATCCGAACGACTGCAAATAGATGACTTAACTTTTTCTGCCAAACGTGCCTATCCCAGCTATTTATTAGCAGATGAAAAAAGTTGGTTGGCAATCGAAAAAGAAGAAGCCGCCAATTTAGCACTTTCTGCCGAAGAAGAAGCAATTCTGCATTCAGTTTCTACTTCTAACCCATCTTTACCATTATTTTTAAACGGGCAAGCAGGTAGCGGCAAATCTACAATGTTGTTCCACCTTTTTGCTGATTACTGTCATCGACACTGGCAGTATTGTCAAGAAGAAAAAAGAGATTTTTTAAGCAAGCCACATCCTTTATTTTTAGCATATAACGATCGCCTACTCAAAGTTGCCCAAGAGCGAGTAGCAGCTTTACTAGCATCACATCACCGCTTTCTGGAAAGAAGAGGTGAAGAAATCGAATTTCCAGATATTAGTCCCTTTTTTCAATCATTACGGACATTTTTACGAGATTTGCTTCCGCCAGAAGAACGCGATCGCTTTCTCGATGCTAATTATATTTCTTTTCATCGCTTTCGCCAACTTTGCCGCCGCGCTTGGCGCGGCTATTCACCAGAAAGATGTTGGTTAGTAATTCGGACTTTTATTAAAGGATATCATCTGGATGAACGGGATGTTTATCTAGAACTTGAAGATTACCAAGAAATTCCTCGCCGTGAAAGAACTGTTTCCACTGAAGAATTCAAGAAAATTTACGACCATGTTTGGAAATGGTACAAAAAGCGTACTGAAGAAAATAACGAATGGGACGACCAAGATTTAATCAGAAAAGTGCTACAACTTAAATGTTACAATTCTGAATATACAGCTATTTTTTGTGACGAAGCGCAAGATTTTACCCAATTAGAATTAAAATTAATCATGCGCTTGTCTGTGTTTTCTAACTACGATTTAGAACATCAGCACGTTGAAAGTTTGCCTTTTGCATTTGCCGGAGATCCGCTTCAAACTCTCAATCCTACTGGCTTTCGTTGGGCTAGTCTGAAAGCTGCTTTTTACAATGAAGTAATTGCCGCGCTTTCGCCGACAGGAAGATTAGGATTAGAAATGAACTTTACTGAATTAGAGTGCAATTATCGCTCAATTCCACCCATTGTCGGCGTGAATAACTTAATCCAACTTTGGCGGCGAGTGCTATTTGACATTCCCGAACTCAAACCCCAACATACGAAAAAAAGTGGAGAATTTGCGCCAGAGAAATTTATTTTATCGCAAAATATTCAACCAGAAGATATAGTTTTGTATTTGCAAAATACAATTATTATTATTCCTTGCGATGAAGGGGGAGAAATAGATTATGTACAAGATGATGAAATTCTCTGTCGTCTAGTTTCCGGAGAAGAAAATGCCGAAGCACCTTGGAATGTTCTCAGCGCGATCGCCGCAAAAGGCTTAGAGTTTAAACAAGTTGTTCTCTACAAATTTGGCGAAGCTTGCGATCGAAAAGCTTGGAAAACAAACGACGATCGTGGTGAAGAGATTAAATACTTTTTTAATAAGCTTTATGTGGCGGCAAGTCGCGCCACAGAACGGTTATTTATTATTGATACAGAAACCGGAGAACACAACTTGTGGAAACGAGCAAGTACCGAAGCAGAATTAACTCAATTCATTCAACAATTACCTAGAGAAAGAGAGCAAAAACAATGGCAAGAAAGGATAAAATTAATCAGTTTGGGTAATAGCCCCGCCGAATTAGGTACAGATGACTTGCAGGCGATCGCGCAAACTTTCGAGACGGAAGGGCTACAGTCACAAGATCCTGACTGGCTAAGGCGCGCCCAAAGAGCATATCTAAAACTTGACAATTATACCCAGGCTGTGGTATGCGAAGCTTGGGCACTGAAACTAGAAGCACAATATCTAGAAGCTGGATCTCGCTTTTTACAACTAGAAGAAGTAGAAGAAGCTTGGAATTGTTTCTGGGAAGGAATGTGTTGGACAGAATTAATTAATTGGTACGAAGAACAAGAAAAACAACCCAATCATCAAATATCAACCGCTCGCGCTTCAGTTCGTCCTTTAATTAATTTTATGGCAAACAATTACGAACAATCAATTACTCGTCTGCAAGAATTTACTACTTTCTTAGAAACAGAAATAACTAACAAAAAACTCGCCGAACATCGCTTCAGCCAACAATGGCAAAACGCCCTCCAAGACTACGCCCAAACTATCTCAAAATTACAGTCAAATCAGCAATTAATACCAAACGAACAATGGCAACGTTTTGGTCAAGTCTTGCTTCAACTTGCCCAAGCTGGATATCAAGAAGATACCTTGACAGCACAAGCGGCTGAATGCTTTTACCAAAGTAAAAATTATGCCCAAGCTGTAGAATCTTGGGAACAAATTCAAGCAACTCAAACACCAGAATATAATTTCGCTAAATCTGAGTTAGTGGGAATGCCTACAGGATTAGAATATCTGGCAAAAATTTCAGCTTATCAACGCATAATTTTACTTTGGCAACAGACAGGGCAACCTAAAGAAACTGCTTGGTTAAATTATGTTGCCCCTGCTTTAGAAGCGCTCAATCAATATAAAAATGCTTTTATTATTTATACTTGGTTAGATCTCCCCAGCAAAGTCCAAACTTGTTGGCAAAAAGCTACCGACAATCAACCAGAAGTCAAATCTCTCCGGGCTTTACTACATTATTATCTAGGTTATCGCCATTGGGAAAACGCGATCGCTAGCTTAGAAACTTATTTATCAACCCTAAAGTCAGCAGAACAAATTGCTTTAAAATTTGACTTCGTTTATCACTTGGCTGCTTCTCGTCTCACCCCCGAAAGTCTCAATACTGATTTGCGTTTGCGTTATGAAGAATTTATGAAACAAGAGATTATCAATTCTTCTACCTGGCAACAATATCTTTTGATGGAACATTTAGGAATTACGTTAGAAAAAATTGGCTCTCTTGTCGAAACATTAACATTTTACGAGCAATACATCTCCCACGCAAATACAGACTTACGTTTACTTGCAAGGAAACGCTGGTTAGCAGTCAAAACCAAACAAAAAGATTACTTCCGTAACCAAGGACAAATTAACAAAGCTGAGAGAATTAACTCAGAAATTACCAGAAAAGCAAAAAATTGGGGCATCACTTTAGAAAATCTTTCTCTTGAAGCACCACTTCCACCTAAACAGCGTCCCAATCCCAAAGTTTCTTTCTTAGTCAAAACTCAGACTCGGAAACCGCAAGTAGAAACTAGACAAATTCGTCATTTACTGATTAAAACAATGAAGGAACGAGGCTTGATTTTAATTAAAGATCTTCTTAGCGAAGAAAAAATTCGCATCTCCAGTGCATCTCGCCAAATTCAAATTGGTGCAGTTACAGTAACAGCTAAGGAAAGTGAAAATTTATCCTTTTCTGTGCCTACTAGCGGATATAACGGAGTGGTTATTTATAACAGTAAAAATGTCCGTCTCGAATTAGAAATTGCTGGCGAAGAAAATAAATCGATCGTCGAACTGTAA
- a CDS encoding Mo-dependent nitrogenase C-terminal domain-containing protein encodes MNDVTEYTVKNIVLASWIWADNNQSTCSEKIAQQKKEFAPLKPLRQWLDNLKVDNPKFARRLCKLIPSQCPFEREVKLFGRPIFHIPPMCKLNPLYEELMMLRFRALCYLADECGEDISAFC; translated from the coding sequence ATGAATGATGTAACCGAGTATACAGTAAAAAACATTGTCTTAGCAAGTTGGATCTGGGCTGACAACAATCAATCCACTTGCAGCGAGAAAATTGCCCAACAAAAGAAGGAATTTGCACCATTGAAACCATTGCGGCAGTGGCTCGATAACCTGAAAGTAGATAATCCTAAATTTGCACGTCGCCTCTGCAAACTAATTCCCTCCCAATGTCCTTTTGAGCGAGAAGTAAAACTATTTGGTCGTCCTATCTTCCATATTCCACCGATGTGTAAGCTCAATCCTCTCTACGAAGAATTAATGATGCTGCGTTTCCGGGCTTTATGCTATTTAGCAGACGAATGCGGTGAAGATATCAGCGCCTTTTGTTAA